A window from Micromonospora terminaliae encodes these proteins:
- a CDS encoding DUF2188 domain-containing protein yields the protein MAKGDIETYPQGDQWKNRPEGNQRASSVHDTKQEAEAAGREMAKQRDAEHVIKKQDGTIGEKNTYPRSRDPREIPG from the coding sequence ATGGCGAAGGGCGACATCGAGACGTATCCGCAGGGCGACCAGTGGAAGAACCGCCCCGAGGGCAACCAGCGCGCGAGCAGCGTCCACGACACGAAACAGGAGGCGGAGGCGGCCGGCCGGGAGATGGCCAAGCAGCGCGACGCCGAGCATGTGATCAAGAAGCAGGACGGCACCATCGGCGAGAAGAACACGTACCCGCGCAGCCGCGACCCCCGCGAGATCCCCGGCTGA
- a CDS encoding nuclear transport factor 2 family protein: MTSSDLPAAIQTFVDATNRADSEAFVAAFTDDAYLNDWGREFHGRDGVRSWDRTDNIGVQSHFELVEVQPGTDADSYIVTLKVSGNGFNGTGPMTFHLRDGLIASLRIS, translated from the coding sequence ATGACCAGCTCCGACCTCCCCGCCGCGATCCAGACGTTCGTCGACGCCACCAACCGCGCCGACTCGGAGGCCTTCGTCGCGGCGTTCACCGACGACGCGTACCTCAACGACTGGGGCCGTGAGTTCCACGGCCGCGACGGCGTGCGCTCCTGGGACCGCACCGACAACATCGGGGTGCAGTCGCACTTCGAACTCGTCGAGGTCCAGCCCGGCACCGACGCGGACAGCTACATCGTCACGCTCAAGGTCTCGGGCAACGGCTTCAACGGCACCGGACCGATGACGTTCCACCTCCGCGACGGCCTGATCGCGAGCCTGCGCATCAGCTGA
- a CDS encoding heme-degrading domain-containing protein, whose translation MTPELREQEERLQFDRFDHDDAWALGTRLVGLARERGHAVTVDIRLGDHQIFHYALPGTSADNDDWIERKIRVVRRFGHSSYLVGQTYRDRGTTFEEQSHLDAARYAAHGGCFPIILRGTGPVGTVTVSGLPQLDDHRLVVEALGLFLDERGSDEGSVA comes from the coding sequence GTGACGCCGGAGCTCCGGGAGCAGGAAGAACGCCTCCAGTTCGACCGCTTCGACCATGACGACGCCTGGGCCCTGGGGACTCGCCTGGTGGGCCTGGCCAGAGAGCGCGGCCACGCGGTCACCGTCGACATCCGCCTCGGTGACCACCAGATCTTCCACTACGCACTGCCCGGCACCTCGGCCGACAACGACGACTGGATCGAGCGCAAGATCCGCGTCGTCCGCCGGTTCGGGCACAGCTCCTACCTCGTGGGCCAGACCTACCGCGACCGCGGCACCACCTTCGAGGAGCAGTCCCACCTCGACGCGGCCCGGTACGCCGCGCACGGCGGCTGCTTCCCGATCATCCTCAGGGGCACCGGACCGGTCGGGACCGTCACCGTCTCCGGACTGCCCCAACTCGACGACCACCGCCTCGTCGTCGAGGCCCTCGGACTCTTCCTGGATGAAAGGGGCTCCGACGAGGGTTCCGTCGCCTGA
- a CDS encoding FAD-dependent monooxygenase: MTGAVGSDVEVLVVGAGPTGLTMAAQLARHGVRVRLVDRAIDRVRESRALGVQPRTLEVLAGFGVADRMVAAGNPAVRLIVHAGRRQRSVPLFDLGLPDTAYPYLLFLSQAETERLLGEYLARLGVGVERGVELVGLDPTGRAAVATLRDRDGRVERVPARYVVGCDGAHSAVRQFAGIGFEGAAYPQTFVLADLEVDGVEPGGAHAFLAGRGLMFLFPLGRPAGWRMVAMRPANDATPPTAPVHLAELQTLADAYAGGALRLHDPVWATNFRLHHRAATAYRAGPVFLAGDAAHIHSPAGAQGMNTGIQDAVNLGWKLAQALQGDADPALLDSYHAERAPVGRMVLRFSDRAFTVATTTNPLVRFARTRLAPTLLPAVLAPRFVRATAFRTVAQLAIRYRRSPLSTDGRQAPPKGPRAGDRLPDAPLAVGGSLHRLTAAPGWHLLLCGPPDGWPAHEIDDLTRRHRGRLTAHHLGGKVGAPEADDRVLRRLGVDPGAHAAYLVRPDGHVGYRAGGTDLTGLRAYLRRWFGPSNA; the protein is encoded by the coding sequence ATGACGGGCGCTGTGGGCTCGGACGTGGAAGTGCTTGTGGTCGGCGCGGGGCCGACCGGCCTCACCATGGCCGCGCAGCTCGCCCGGCACGGCGTGCGGGTGCGGCTGGTCGACCGGGCGATCGACCGGGTGCGGGAGTCCCGGGCGCTCGGGGTCCAGCCCCGTACCTTGGAGGTCCTTGCCGGGTTCGGCGTGGCCGACCGGATGGTGGCGGCCGGCAACCCGGCGGTCCGGCTGATCGTGCATGCGGGACGGCGGCAGCGTTCCGTGCCGCTGTTCGACCTGGGCCTGCCCGACACCGCGTACCCGTATCTGTTGTTTCTGTCGCAGGCGGAGACCGAGCGGCTGCTCGGCGAGTACCTGGCCAGGCTCGGCGTGGGTGTCGAACGCGGTGTCGAGCTGGTCGGGCTGGACCCCACCGGTCGGGCGGCGGTGGCGACGCTGCGCGACCGGGACGGCCGCGTCGAGCGGGTGCCGGCCCGATACGTGGTGGGGTGCGACGGCGCGCACAGCGCGGTGCGGCAGTTCGCCGGGATCGGCTTCGAGGGGGCCGCCTACCCGCAGACGTTCGTGCTGGCCGACCTGGAGGTCGACGGCGTCGAACCGGGCGGGGCGCACGCCTTCCTCGCCGGGCGGGGGCTGATGTTCCTCTTCCCGCTCGGGCGTCCGGCCGGTTGGCGGATGGTGGCGATGCGACCCGCCAACGACGCGACCCCGCCCACCGCGCCGGTCCACCTGGCCGAGTTGCAGACGCTGGCCGACGCGTACGCGGGCGGCGCCCTGCGGCTGCACGACCCGGTGTGGGCGACGAACTTCCGGCTGCACCACCGGGCCGCCACCGCCTACCGGGCCGGACCGGTGTTCCTGGCCGGGGATGCCGCGCACATCCACAGCCCGGCCGGCGCGCAGGGCATGAACACCGGCATCCAGGACGCGGTGAACCTCGGTTGGAAACTGGCCCAGGCGCTGCAGGGCGACGCCGACCCGGCGCTGCTGGACAGCTACCACGCGGAGCGGGCGCCGGTCGGCCGGATGGTGCTCCGGTTCAGCGACCGGGCCTTCACCGTCGCCACGACCACCAACCCGCTGGTCCGTTTCGCCCGCACCCGGCTCGCACCGACCCTGCTGCCGGCGGTCCTCGCGCCCCGGTTCGTGCGGGCCACGGCGTTCCGCACGGTCGCTCAGCTTGCCATCCGCTACCGCCGCAGCCCGCTGTCCACGGACGGCCGGCAGGCGCCGCCGAAGGGTCCGCGGGCCGGGGACCGGCTGCCCGACGCCCCCCTTGCCGTCGGCGGCTCGCTGCACCGGCTCACCGCCGCGCCCGGCTGGCACCTGCTGCTCTGCGGCCCACCCGACGGCTGGCCCGCGCACGAGATCGACGACCTGACCCGGCGCCACCGCGGGCGGCTCACCGCACATCACCTTGGCGGCAAGGTCGGGGCGCCCGAGGCTGACGACCGGGTGCTGCGCCGGCTGGGCGTCGATCCCGGCGCACATGCCGCCTATCTGGTGCGGCCGGACGGGCACGTCGGTTACCGCGCAGGCGGCACCGACCTGACCGGCCTACGTGCCTACCTGCGCCGCTGGTTCGGCCCCTCGAACGCCTGA
- a CDS encoding type 1 glutamine amidotransferase domain-containing protein gives MAQSQQPLTGKRVACLAADGVEDVEYTQSRAAAEQAGAEVHLISLNSGEIQSMNQDINPANRYRVDRTVNEANAADYDALLLPGGTVNPDRLRMNPQAMDFVRAFFEQQKPVAAICHGPWSLVETGMVNGRTVTSFPSLRTDIRNAGGNWVDQQVQVDNGLVTSRSPSDLPAFCAKMVEEFAEGRHVRQMATA, from the coding sequence ATGGCGCAGAGCCAGCAGCCACTGACCGGCAAACGAGTCGCTTGCCTCGCCGCCGACGGGGTTGAGGACGTGGAGTACACCCAGTCCCGGGCCGCCGCGGAGCAGGCGGGGGCCGAGGTCCACCTGATCTCATTGAATTCCGGCGAGATTCAGTCAATGAACCAGGACATCAACCCGGCCAACCGCTATCGGGTGGACCGGACCGTGAACGAGGCCAATGCGGCCGACTACGACGCCCTGCTGCTGCCGGGCGGGACGGTCAATCCCGACCGGCTCCGGATGAACCCGCAGGCGATGGACTTCGTCCGGGCGTTCTTTGAGCAACAGAAGCCGGTGGCGGCGATCTGCCACGGCCCCTGGTCGTTGGTCGAGACCGGGATGGTCAATGGCCGGACCGTCACCTCGTTCCCCAGCCTGCGCACCGACATCCGCAACGCGGGCGGGAACTGGGTGGACCAGCAGGTACAGGTCGACAACGGCCTGGTCACCAGCCGCAGCCCCAGCGACCTTCCGGCCTTCTGCGCCAAGATGGTCGAGGAGTTCGCCGAGGGCAGACACGTCCGCCAGATGGCGACGGCCTGA
- a CDS encoding aldo/keto reductase → MTLAAAAIELPSGQTMPVLGQGTWYLGERPGRRQDELAALRAGLDLGMTMIDTAEMYGDGASEELVGEAITGRRADVFLVDKVVPSNASRRGTVQACRRSLQRLGVDHIDLYLLHWRGTHPLADTIEAFAELVDAGDIGQWGVSNFDLSDMTDLLEAGGNSCATNQILYNLTRRGPEYDLLPWLREHRIPVMAYSPIEQGRLLGHPQVAEVAARHEATPAQVALAWLLRQDRVAAIPRSSNPEHTRENAEARDLQLSEEDMAALDTAFPPPAGPQPLEML, encoded by the coding sequence ATGACCCTCGCTGCCGCCGCGATCGAGCTGCCATCCGGCCAGACCATGCCCGTACTCGGCCAGGGAACCTGGTACCTGGGCGAGCGCCCCGGAAGGCGGCAGGACGAGTTAGCCGCCCTACGCGCGGGGCTCGACCTGGGCATGACCATGATCGACACCGCCGAGATGTACGGTGACGGCGCCTCCGAGGAACTCGTCGGCGAGGCGATCACCGGACGACGCGCCGACGTCTTCCTGGTCGACAAGGTGGTGCCGTCCAACGCCAGCCGACGGGGAACCGTGCAGGCCTGTCGCCGCAGCCTGCAACGACTCGGCGTCGACCACATCGACCTCTACCTCCTGCACTGGCGCGGCACACATCCACTCGCGGACACGATCGAGGCGTTCGCCGAACTCGTCGACGCCGGTGACATCGGGCAGTGGGGCGTGAGCAACTTTGATCTTTCCGACATGACGGATCTACTCGAGGCGGGCGGGAACTCCTGCGCGACCAACCAGATCCTGTACAACCTCACCCGCCGGGGTCCCGAGTACGACCTGCTGCCGTGGCTACGCGAGCACCGAATCCCGGTGATGGCGTACTCGCCGATCGAGCAGGGCAGACTGCTCGGCCATCCCCAGGTCGCGGAGGTCGCCGCCCGGCACGAGGCCACGCCCGCTCAGGTGGCGCTGGCCTGGCTACTGCGGCAGGACAGGGTTGCGGCCATCCCTCGATCGTCCAACCCGGAACACACCCGGGAGAACGCGGAAGCTCGCGACCTGCAGCTGAGCGAGGAGGATATGGCGGCACTCGACACGGCGTTCCCACCGCCGGCCGGCCCGCAACCGCTGGAGATGCTGTAG
- a CDS encoding DUF2267 domain-containing protein has protein sequence MNYTEFIQSVAARPKVPPGQAEPITRATLETLAERITGGQARDLASQLPEELRGLVDRPTEDPERFGLAEFFQRVQSRAGVDRQVATDAARAVLDTLRESASAKEYGDLVDQLPQEFWQLTGPGTGQLQPRRVGT, from the coding sequence GTGAACTACACCGAGTTCATCCAGTCCGTGGCAGCGCGACCGAAGGTTCCGCCGGGGCAGGCGGAACCGATCACCCGGGCCACGCTCGAGACGTTGGCAGAACGGATCACTGGCGGCCAGGCGAGGGACCTCGCTTCTCAGCTCCCGGAGGAGCTGCGAGGGCTGGTGGACAGGCCCACTGAAGATCCGGAACGGTTCGGGCTCGCCGAATTCTTCCAACGGGTGCAGTCACGGGCCGGGGTGGATCGCCAGGTGGCCACCGACGCCGCACGGGCGGTGCTGGATACCCTCCGTGAGTCGGCCAGCGCGAAGGAGTACGGAGACCTGGTCGACCAGCTGCCCCAGGAGTTCTGGCAGTTGACCGGGCCGGGGACGGGACAGCTCCAGCCCCGCCGGGTCGGCACCTGA
- a CDS encoding TMEM175 family protein: protein MAFSDAIFAIIITLLVLDLRVPDVPPGHLLSGLLSQWPAYVAYLASYSYVAVVWLNHKAAFNRIQQTDRGLHWMNLLVLFTTALLPFPTIVVSHALQEHDNADQRVGIAFYALIGASLCATWLAFYHYLARHPDLLKEQVKHEFFRVERIRALAGVLLYALAGVLGYLVTPLVGLAIFLLLPAFYGITSAGLYQFRVTRRISHRPPPPSG, encoded by the coding sequence GTGGCGTTCAGCGACGCCATCTTCGCCATCATCATCACGCTGCTGGTCCTGGACCTCCGGGTGCCGGACGTCCCGCCCGGCCACCTCCTGTCCGGACTGCTCAGCCAGTGGCCGGCATACGTCGCGTATCTCGCGTCCTACTCGTACGTGGCCGTCGTCTGGCTCAACCACAAGGCGGCATTCAACCGCATCCAGCAGACTGATCGCGGCCTGCACTGGATGAACCTCTTGGTGCTGTTCACCACGGCGCTGCTGCCGTTTCCGACCATCGTCGTGTCGCACGCCCTGCAGGAGCACGACAACGCCGACCAGCGCGTGGGCATCGCCTTCTACGCGCTCATCGGCGCGTCGCTGTGCGCGACGTGGCTGGCGTTCTACCACTACCTGGCCCGGCACCCCGACCTGCTGAAGGAACAGGTCAAGCACGAGTTCTTCCGCGTCGAGCGGATCCGGGCCCTCGCCGGAGTCCTCCTGTACGCCCTCGCGGGGGTGCTCGGCTACCTGGTGACGCCGCTGGTAGGCCTCGCCATCTTCCTCCTCCTGCCGGCCTTCTACGGCATCACCAGCGCGGGCCTGTACCAGTTCCGGGTGACCCGCCGGATCAGCCACCGCCCTCCGCCACCATCCGGCTGA
- a CDS encoding zinc-dependent alcohol dehydrogenase produces the protein MKALMWQGVNELSVGEVPDPTMRNEQDAIIRVRKTVTCGSDLHLLGGYIPFMERGDVLGHEFLGEVVEVGPQVRKHKVGDRVVVCSFVSCGRCWYCQQQQYSLCDNGNTNPAITENVWGFAPGGCYGYSHALGGFAGSHAEYIRVPYADQGAFTVPDEVSDERALFASDAAPTGWMGADLGGVKAGDVVAVWGAGGVGQMAARAAVLLGAERVIIIDRFANRLQMAEKYLGVETLNYQTQDVGGELLERSGGRGPDVCIEAVGMESHSTGPQYLYDQVKQQLRLESDRPIAAREAIYHCRKGGSVFLLGVYANLVDKFPLGAVMNKGLTLRGAQQHGHRYIPMLLERMARGELVTEHLATHTMPLDEAPQGYNMFKNKLDGCVRAVFEPA, from the coding sequence GTGAAGGCACTGATGTGGCAAGGCGTCAACGAACTGTCGGTGGGCGAGGTTCCGGACCCGACGATGCGCAACGAGCAGGACGCCATCATCCGGGTGCGCAAGACGGTGACGTGCGGCTCCGACCTGCACCTGCTGGGTGGGTACATCCCGTTCATGGAGCGGGGCGACGTCCTCGGGCACGAGTTCCTGGGCGAGGTGGTCGAGGTCGGCCCGCAGGTGCGGAAGCACAAGGTGGGCGACCGGGTGGTGGTCTGCTCGTTCGTCTCCTGCGGCCGCTGCTGGTACTGCCAGCAGCAGCAGTACTCCTTGTGCGACAACGGCAACACCAACCCAGCGATCACCGAGAACGTCTGGGGCTTCGCACCCGGCGGCTGCTACGGCTACTCCCACGCGCTCGGCGGTTTCGCGGGCAGCCACGCCGAGTACATCCGCGTTCCGTACGCCGACCAGGGGGCCTTCACCGTCCCGGACGAGGTGAGCGACGAGCGTGCGCTCTTCGCCTCCGATGCCGCGCCGACCGGCTGGATGGGCGCGGACCTCGGTGGGGTCAAGGCCGGTGACGTGGTCGCGGTGTGGGGCGCGGGCGGGGTGGGCCAGATGGCCGCACGCGCGGCCGTCCTCCTCGGCGCGGAGCGGGTGATCATCATCGACCGTTTCGCCAATCGGCTGCAGATGGCGGAGAAGTACCTGGGCGTGGAAACGCTCAACTACCAGACCCAGGACGTCGGCGGTGAGCTGCTGGAACGCAGCGGCGGGCGTGGGCCTGACGTGTGCATCGAGGCGGTGGGGATGGAGTCCCACAGCACCGGCCCGCAATACCTGTACGACCAGGTCAAACAGCAGCTACGCCTGGAGTCGGACCGTCCGATCGCCGCCCGCGAGGCCATCTACCACTGTCGCAAGGGCGGAAGCGTGTTCCTGCTCGGCGTCTACGCCAACCTCGTCGACAAGTTCCCGCTCGGGGCGGTGATGAACAAGGGCCTCACCCTGCGTGGCGCCCAACAGCACGGACACCGCTACATTCCCATGTTGCTCGAACGGATGGCACGCGGCGAGCTGGTCACCGAACACCTCGCGACACACACCATGCCTCTCGACGAGGCGCCACAGGGATACAACATGTTCAAGAACAAGCTCGACGGCTGCGTACGCGCCGTCTTCGAACCCGCCTGA
- a CDS encoding MFS transporter — translation MSACCARTGRGDARRHPRRGSRLGWSPLRTAVYRNFWLALLAANIDTWMQTVGAQYVMTWARSAAG, via the coding sequence GTGAGCGCGTGCTGCGCGCGGACGGGCCGTGGTGACGCCCGGAGGCATCCCCGCCGAGGTTCCCGTCTCGGCTGGTCGCCGCTGCGGACGGCGGTCTACCGCAACTTCTGGCTGGCCCTGCTCGCCGCCAACATCGACACCTGGATGCAGACGGTCGGCGCACAGTACGTCATGACGTGGGCGAGGAGCGCAGCGGGATGA
- a CDS encoding mechanosensitive ion channel family protein: protein MRAALITLATLVVAVLLDIGTRRLVSRADHGRYRWVLGPLRKACRRPTAAVLLLTGLYLALPPRPTGWLGDARHVVGLVLIGSVAWLVIKALHVGEGVTFSRLPPEVVADRRIRRARTQIRPVRRFTAVVVTIVAIGLIMTTFPPIRAFGISVLGSAGVVGALIGLSARTALGNAFAGIQVAFSDGLHVGDVVVIEGEWGRVEEVKLTNVVVRLWDDRNLILPTMYFTERPFQNWSRHEARVVGKVQIHVDHTADLGDLRTETQRLVESSPLWDRSRWVLQMVDATASSVVIEVQATAADGASAWDLRCDLREGLIGYIRDNHPQWLPRTRSEYKP from the coding sequence ATGCGCGCGGCGTTGATCACACTGGCCACGCTGGTGGTGGCCGTGCTGCTGGACATCGGCACGCGCAGGCTCGTCTCTCGCGCCGACCACGGCCGCTACCGGTGGGTCCTGGGACCACTGCGGAAGGCCTGCCGCCGTCCGACGGCCGCCGTGCTGCTCCTCACCGGGCTGTACCTCGCCCTGCCGCCGCGGCCGACCGGATGGCTCGGCGACGCCCGACACGTCGTCGGGCTGGTGCTCATCGGCAGCGTCGCCTGGCTGGTGATCAAGGCGTTGCACGTCGGCGAGGGCGTCACCTTCAGCCGGCTGCCGCCGGAGGTGGTCGCGGACCGCCGGATCCGGCGGGCCCGAACCCAGATCCGCCCCGTCCGACGCTTCACCGCGGTAGTGGTCACGATCGTGGCCATCGGCCTGATCATGACCACCTTCCCGCCCATACGCGCGTTCGGGATCTCCGTCCTGGGCTCGGCCGGCGTCGTCGGCGCGCTCATCGGCCTGTCCGCCCGGACCGCGCTGGGCAACGCGTTCGCCGGTATTCAGGTCGCCTTCTCGGACGGTCTGCACGTCGGCGACGTGGTGGTCATCGAGGGCGAGTGGGGCCGGGTCGAAGAGGTCAAGCTGACCAACGTGGTCGTCCGGCTGTGGGACGACCGGAACCTCATCCTGCCGACGATGTACTTCACCGAGCGCCCGTTCCAGAACTGGTCCCGGCACGAGGCGCGGGTGGTCGGCAAGGTCCAGATCCACGTGGACCACACCGCCGACCTGGGGGACCTGCGCACGGAGACGCAACGGCTGGTCGAGTCCTCACCGCTGTGGGACCGGAGCCGGTGGGTACTGCAGATGGTCGACGCCACCGCATCGAGCGTCGTGATCGAGGTGCAGGCCACAGCCGCCGACGGGGCCAGCGCCTGGGACCTCCGCTGCGACCTCCGCGAGGGCCTGATCGGCTACATCCGCGACAACCACCCGCAGTGGCTCCCCCGCACCCGCAGCGAGTACAAACCCTGA
- a CDS encoding alpha/beta hydrolase fold domain-containing protein — protein sequence MTLPYATLPGDLDHLIADEHVVANRLFEHLEAGRGDRRMLVDQVSYGRALHADAEEEALYPALAEIGAAADAEEGRDEHQALKRLLVLLDHADPGTHEFERALNELIGGIRHHIEKEEREFLPALRRAVGAEEMGRLGERYLAAKRSAPARSHPTVPPTGRRRGLMHVAAGFMDKVRDRVSGRSNVLATDASWLLDTQAQRILDTWSRLVLAPYELLTLEQARQQPSLADAAMEILQQDGRPTDPEEVGSAADVSVPGPGGDLVVRVYKPLGQTSDPVPVVMWVHGGGWILFTNDDYDASCRALVNRTGAIVVSPEYRKAPEHVFPAAHEDVLATYRWLRTNATGLGGDPSRIAVGGEGVGANMAAATCGQLKQAGEPLPVAQVLVCPLTTTAQYGASMRDAADARPLNRPLLSWMIMHAFRGVTDSLTDPRVDLLSLSAQGLAGLPPTLIVTTDRDVLQSQGDEWCARLEAAGVQATSVRYAGVMHDFFGLAAVLDKAAHAQEEVALHLRQAFGEAPAAHPLDGAPMRGAKVIG from the coding sequence ATGACGCTGCCGTACGCGACCTTGCCGGGCGACCTCGACCACCTCATCGCCGACGAGCACGTGGTGGCGAACCGCCTCTTCGAGCACCTCGAGGCCGGACGCGGTGACCGGCGCATGCTGGTCGACCAGGTGAGTTACGGCCGTGCCCTGCACGCCGACGCCGAGGAGGAGGCGTTGTATCCGGCGCTGGCCGAGATCGGTGCCGCCGCGGACGCCGAGGAGGGGCGGGACGAGCACCAGGCCCTCAAGAGGCTGCTCGTCCTGCTTGACCACGCGGATCCCGGCACCCATGAATTCGAGCGGGCGCTGAACGAGCTGATCGGCGGTATCCGGCACCACATCGAGAAGGAGGAACGGGAGTTCCTGCCGGCGCTGCGTCGGGCGGTGGGCGCGGAGGAGATGGGGCGGCTCGGCGAGCGGTACCTCGCCGCCAAGCGGTCGGCCCCGGCCCGCTCGCATCCCACAGTCCCGCCCACCGGACGCCGTCGCGGGCTCATGCACGTGGCCGCCGGGTTCATGGACAAGGTACGCGACCGGGTATCCGGCCGCAGCAACGTCCTGGCGACCGACGCCTCCTGGCTGCTCGACACCCAGGCGCAGCGGATCCTCGACACCTGGTCCCGACTGGTACTGGCCCCGTATGAACTCCTCACCCTCGAGCAGGCCCGCCAGCAGCCGAGCCTCGCCGACGCGGCGATGGAGATACTGCAGCAGGACGGGCGGCCGACGGACCCCGAGGAGGTCGGATCGGCAGCGGACGTAAGCGTGCCCGGCCCGGGTGGTGATCTGGTCGTGCGCGTCTACAAGCCGCTCGGCCAGACCTCCGATCCGGTGCCCGTCGTGATGTGGGTGCACGGTGGCGGTTGGATCCTGTTCACCAACGACGACTATGACGCGTCCTGCCGCGCCCTGGTCAACCGGACGGGCGCGATCGTGGTGTCGCCGGAGTATCGCAAGGCTCCCGAGCACGTGTTCCCGGCCGCCCACGAGGACGTGCTGGCCACCTACCGGTGGCTCCGCACCAACGCCACCGGGCTCGGCGGCGACCCGTCACGCATCGCCGTCGGTGGCGAGGGCGTCGGAGCGAACATGGCGGCCGCGACCTGCGGTCAGCTCAAGCAGGCAGGTGAGCCACTGCCCGTGGCGCAGGTGCTCGTCTGCCCGCTGACCACCACCGCCCAGTACGGCGCGTCCATGCGGGACGCCGCAGACGCCCGGCCGCTGAATCGTCCACTGCTGTCCTGGATGATCATGCACGCCTTCCGTGGCGTGACCGACAGCTTGACAGACCCCAGGGTCGATCTGCTCTCGCTCTCCGCGCAAGGCCTCGCCGGTCTGCCGCCGACACTGATCGTCACCACCGACCGCGACGTGCTGCAGAGCCAGGGCGACGAGTGGTGCGCCCGCTTGGAGGCCGCCGGCGTGCAGGCCACGTCGGTCCGTTACGCGGGAGTGATGCACGACTTCTTCGGCCTTGCCGCGGTGCTGGACAAGGCCGCGCACGCCCAAGAGGAGGTCGCTCTGCACCTGCGCCAGGCGTTCGGGGAGGCTCCGGCCGCACATCCGTTGGATGGTGCGCCAATGCGCGGGGCCAAGGTCATCGGGTGA
- a CDS encoding zinc-binding dehydrogenase, whose product MTYGANLTDRVRAVAVHGVDAALDAAGRGSLRALVELTGNPVRVIGLADPLADALGARFAYGEPDDMAGILTEVAALVTAGTMKVSVARTDPLTDAAAAHRASQTGHVRGSAMRRRALLG is encoded by the coding sequence GTGACCTACGGCGCCAACCTGACCGACCGGGTCCGGGCCGTCGCCGTGCACGGTGTGGACGCCGCCCTGGACGCGGCGGGCCGGGGTTCCCTGCGCGCCCTGGTGGAGTTGACAGGGAACCCCGTTCGGGTGATCGGTCTGGCCGACCCGTTGGCGGATGCACTGGGTGCGCGGTTCGCGTACGGCGAGCCCGACGACATGGCCGGCATTCTGACCGAGGTGGCAGCGCTGGTGACGGCCGGCACGATGAAGGTGTCCGTCGCCCGCACCGATCCGTTGACCGACGCGGCCGCCGCCCACCGCGCCAGCCAGACAGGGCACGTCCGCGGCAGCGCCATGCGCCGGCGGGCGCTGCTCGGATGA
- a CDS encoding MmcQ/YjbR family DNA-binding protein, whose product MMQPDKAVQDRAAARAAELPGSEHTHQVTGDWRVWKVGGKVFMLQTSMPGEPVVILKADPSDAEALRAAHVSISPGYHMNKKHWITVRTGADVEPALVDNLVTESYLLVVAGLPKQSRPVDPASFRVPPSAD is encoded by the coding sequence ATGATGCAGCCTGATAAGGCAGTGCAGGATCGAGCCGCGGCCCGCGCCGCAGAGCTTCCCGGCTCCGAGCACACACACCAGGTCACCGGCGACTGGCGGGTATGGAAAGTCGGCGGCAAGGTGTTCATGCTGCAGACGTCCATGCCCGGCGAGCCCGTCGTGATCCTGAAAGCGGATCCATCCGACGCAGAGGCGCTCCGCGCAGCTCACGTGAGCATCTCGCCCGGCTACCACATGAACAAGAAGCACTGGATCACGGTGCGGACGGGTGCGGACGTCGAGCCGGCGCTTGTCGACAATCTCGTGACCGAGTCGTACCTCCTCGTCGTCGCCGGCCTGCCGAAGCAGAGCCGTCCCGTCGATCCCGCTTCGTTCCGCGTCCCGCCCTCCGCCGACTGA